In one window of Oryza sativa Japonica Group chromosome 9, ASM3414082v1 DNA:
- the LOC4347629 gene encoding E3 ubiquitin-protein ligase BIG BROTHER translates to MATPNTYSVHISSETHRIEAWLASDEALARQLQEEENAHDAIATREFAGNASLEPSSPAVEYRPPNNAAQVATEDNVDPDNMSYEQLQALGEAVGNQSRGLSDDLICYLVPFKNKCSFFSRKKNDEECVICKSTYKSRQKLIRLPCSHCYHADCITRWLKINKACPVCNEEVFG, encoded by the exons ATGGCAACTCCAAATACCTATTCAGTCCATATCTCCTCAGAAACCCACAGGATTGAGGCCTGGTTGGCATCTGATGAAGCTTTAGCTAGGCAGTTGCAAGAGGAGGAGAATGCACATGATGCTATTGCTACAAGAGAATTTGCTG gtAACGCATCCTTGGAACCATCGTCACCAGCTGTTGAGTACAGACCTCCCAATAATGCAGCTCAG GTTGCAACGGAAGACAATGTTGACCCTGATAATATGTCTTACGAG CAACTACAAGCATTAGGGGAAGCAGTAGGAAATCAATCCAGAGGATTATCTGATGACCTGATATGCTATTTGGTGCCTTTTAAGAACAAATGCAGCTTCTTCTCCAGGAAGAAGAATGATGAGGA ATGTGTGATCTGTAAATCGACTTATAAAAGCCGACAGAAATTGATAAGATTGCCCTGCAGCCACTGTTACCATGCAGATTGCATAACTCGCTGGCTTAAGATCAATAAG GCATGCCCAGTCTGCAATGAGGAGGTATTTGGGTGA
- the LOC4347630 gene encoding protein YY1 precursor, whose product MAVTRTALLVVLVAGAMTMTMRGAEAQQPSCAAQLTQLAPCARVGVAPAPGQPLPAPPAECCSALGAVSHDCACGTLDIINSLPAKCGLPRVTCQ is encoded by the exons ATGGCGGTGACGAGGACGGCGCTGCTGGTGGTGTTGGTAGCGggggcgatgacgatgacgatgcgCGGGGCGGAGGCGCAGCAGCCGAGCTGCGCGGCGCAGCTCACGCAGCTGGCGCCGTGCGCGCGAGTCGgcgtggcgccggcgccggggcagccgctgccggcgccCCCGGCGGAGTGCTGCTCGGCGCTGGGCGCCGTGTCGCACGACTGCGCCTGCGGCACGCTCGACATCATCAACAGCCTCCCCGCCAAGTGCGGCCTCCCGCGCGTCACCTGCC AGTGA
- the LOC4347631 gene encoding plant UBX domain-containing protein 8, whose protein sequence is MARPPQEAIDTFVSITGADEALAVRKLEEHGGDLNTAINAHFNEGDSTVNRASQNNIPESHDDMMDLDGPLDNAFRRSLFPETLRDPFALMDTNFQQNYFDRVGSTDTFGHGPQVSHPREVREIPIEVKDSNPQTGPSGQAPIIEDVTGHESSYGPEVRGAIVIDDDDDEQPSAPSLHANIDSSLQPNPSIPTAPPLVHVTDYDNDIEEEMIRAAIEASKRDAEAMTITAEQGITQPPEGVNITEHSFDEEDKGTASGTAGRQGLATEKVGSSRQPIDEDTLQEETEDVEEQPLVRRRSRRIPSGNTESAQPVYTVDSPPSSSQPQGNLNDRQNNGDEFPSEWGGISSEEHDEAVMLEAAMFGGIPEGPMYPFSMPSHRSPSLYPHVEHAPSPALTEQRLLREQQDDEYLASLQADQEKELKALQEAELRRLEETAAREAALEKQKQEEEERRKKQLEEEELESSLASKQASLPSEPAADEEGAVTLVVRMPDGSRQGRRFLKSHKLQFLFDFLDIGRTYKPGTYRLVRSYPRRAFTTGEGDMSFSDLGLTSKQEALFLEKITE, encoded by the exons ATGGCGAGGCCGCCGCAGGAGGCGATCGACACCTTcgtcagcatcaccggcgccgacgaggcccTCGCCGTCCGCAAGCTCGAG GAACATGGTGGCGACCTTAACACGGCAATCAATGCACATTTCAATGAAGGAGACAGTACAGT GAACAGAGCCAGTCAAAACAATATACCTGAGAGTCATGATGATATGATGGACCTGGATGGACCACTTGATAATGCATTTAGAAGATCTTTGTTCCCTGAAACTTTGCGTGACCCTTTTGCACTGATGGACACAAACTTTCAGCAAAATTATTTTGACAGAGTTGGTTCCACAGATACTTTCGGTCATGGCCCACAGGTTTCACACCCTAGAGAGGTGCGAGAGATACCTATCGAAGTTAAGGATAGCAACCCGCAAACAGGCCCTTCTGGTCAGGCCCCTATTATCGAGGATGTCACTGGGCATGAATCTTCATATGGTCCTGAAGTTCGTGGGGCTATTgtaattgatgatgatgatgatgagcagCCATCTGCCCCTTCTCTTCATGCTAATATTGATAGCTCATTGCAGCCGAACCCTTCTATTCCAACTGCACCTCCATTGGTTCATGTTACTGACTATGACAATGATATCGAAGAGGAAATGATCCGGGCAGCAATTGAAGCTTCAAAAAGGGATGCTGAGGCAATGACAATT ACAGCAGAGCAAGGAATAACACAGCCGCCAGAGGGAGTAAACATTACAGAACATTCTTTTGATGAAGAGGACAAGGGAACTGCAAGCGGAACAGCTGGAAG GCAAGGATTAGCTACAGAAAAGGTTGGATCATCTAGGCAGCCAATAGATGAAGATACCCTCCAAGAGGAGACTGAAGATGTAGAAGAACAGCCATTAGTTAGACGTCGTTCTAGACGCATCCCTTCTGGAAACACTGAGTCAGCACAACCTGTGTACACGGTCGATAGTCCTCCCTCAAGTTCTCAGCCTCAAGGAAATTTGAATGATCGCCAGAATAATGGAGATGAATTTCCATCAGAG TGGGGTGGCATTTCTTCTGAGGAGCATGATGAAGCTGTTATGCTTGAGGCTGCAATGTTTGGTGGAATTCCAGAAGGACCCATGTATCCGTTCTCAATGCCATCTCATAGAAGCCCAAGTCTTTATCCCCATGTAGAGCATGCTCCATCACCAGCATTAACTGAACAGCGGTTGTTACGTGAGCAGCAG GATGATGAATACCTTGCATCACTCCAAGCTGATCAAGAAAAAGAGTTGAAGGCCCTACAGGAGGCCGAGCTTCGTCGCCTGGAAGAAACTGCTGCAAGAGAAGCTGCCCTTGAAAAACAGAagcaagaggaagaggaaaggcGTAAAAAACAACTGGAGGAAGAG GAGCTAGAGTCCAGTCTTGCATCCAAACAAGCATCATTGCCGTCAGAGCCAGCTGCAGACGAGGAAGGTGCTGTCACACTTGTAGTCCGCATGCCTGATGGTAGTCGACAGGGGCGTCGCTTTCTGAAATCTCATAAACTTCAG TTCCTTTTTGATTTCTTAGACATTGGCAGGACTTATAAGCCAGGAACCTACAGACTG GTAAGGTCGTACCCAAGGCGTGCTTTCACCACTGGTGAGGGCGATATGTCATTTAGTGATCTGGGCCTAACAAGCAAGCAGGAAGCCTTATTTCTAGAAAAGATTACAGAATAG